The window AGCCGTTTGTCCTGCATACTATTCCTTCCGGAATGGTTCTTCCCGGCAAAATCTGCCTTATAGCTAACGGGGTTGTTTTCGACCCGGAAATCCTTTATGAAGAAGTAAATCTTCTTAAAAAACAGAAAATCTCAGTAAAAAACAGGCTTTTTATAAGCAGCGCAGCGCATATAATACTTCCTTACCATAAACTGCTTGATGAATTGCGTGAAAAAGGCAATATAAGAATCGGTACTACACGCAGAGGTATCGGGCCGGCATACGCGGATAAAGTTGTCAGGATAGGCATCCGCCTTTGCGATTTTGTCGAAGAAAAAACATTTAAAGATCTTCTTGAAAAAAACTTGCGTGAAAAAATGCCTGTTTTAAAACAAATTACAACGGCAAATAAAATCAGGTCGGAAATAATGAAGAATTATAAGCGCTGGAAAAACTTCCTCAAGCCGATGATGGCCGACACAGCATTAATGCTGGAAGAAGCAGCCGCCAAAAATAAAAACATTTTATTCGAAAGCGCGCAAGGCACGCTGCTGGATATAGATTTTGGCACCTATCCCTATGTCACTTCCTCAAATCCTATAAGCGGGGGAGTTTGTATCGGTGCTGGTTTTCCTCCGACAAAAATCAAATATGTATTAGGAATTGTTAAGGCCTATTGCACCAGGGTCGGCGAAGGCCCGTTCCCTACAGAATTGAAAGACAAATTAGGCGAATTTATGAGAGAAAAAGGGCTTGAATACGGCGCTACCACCGGCAGGCCAAGAAGATGCGGCTGGTTTGACGCAGTTGCTGTCCGCCATAGTGTAAGGGTAAACGGAATAGACAGCTTTGCGGTAACTAAGCTTGATTGTTTGAAAGGCATAAATCCTCTGAAAATTTGCATTGCCTACAAATACAAAGGCAAGATTATCAAGGAATTTCCTTATTCAAGAGAAATTATTGCACACTGCAAACCGGTTTATATAGAAATGCCTGGATTCAATCAGAATATCCGCAACACTGACTTCAATAAAATACCAGAGAATGCCAGAAAATATATCCTGAAACTTGAAGAACTGACAAAAACAAAAATTTCTCTGGTTTCTATGGGAAGAACAAGGGAAGAAACCATTGTAGTAAGCAAACCAAATCCGGCTTATGAAGAAAGATGGGGATTGATTTAATGCAGAAAAAAGAAAAAATCATTATTTTGGGCGGCGGGCCCAATAGAATCGGGCAGGGAATTGAATTTGATTATTGCTGTGTGCATGCTGTGCTTGCATTAAAAGAATACGGTTTTGAAACAATAATGATTAACTGTAACCCGGAAACCGTCAGCACTGATTATGATATTTCCGATAAACTTTACTTTGAACCGCTTACTTTTGAAGATGTTATAAACATTATTGAAAAAGAAAAGCCATTAGGAGTTATTGTTCAGTTCGGCGGCCAGACTCCTCTTAATCTTTCGGTCCCTTTAAAGAACGCCGGGGTCAAAATACTCGGAACTTCATCAGACAGCATTGACCGCGCAGAAGACCGGGAAAGATTTAAACAAATGCTTAAAAAACTTAAACTCCGCCAGCCGAATAACGGGACGGTCGTATCTTTTGACCAGGCAAAAAAAGTAGCAAAAGAAATAAGTTACCCGGTGCTTGTGCGCCCTTCGTATGTTTTAGGCGGCAGGGCTATGGAACTTATATATGATGAAACGTCGTTAGAAAGGTTCATGAAAAATGCCGTTGACGCTTCCCCGGAAAGGCCTATCTTAATTGACAAATATCTGGAAGACGCAATTGAAATAGACGTGGATGCTGTAGCTGACGGAAAAAAATGTGTTATCTGCGGAATTATGGAACATATTGAAGAAGCAGGCATTCATTCAGGCGACAGCGCCTGCGCCATACCTCCGTTTTCACTAAGCGACGAGATAATAAGGAAAATAAAAGAAAACACTTATGCTTTGGCTAAAGAATTAAAAGTGATAGGATTAATGAATATTCAATTTGCTGTTAAAAGCGATTTGGTTTATGTCCTTGAAGTGAACCCGCGGGCCTCGCGGACAGTGCCTTTTGTAAGCAAGGCCACAGGGATACCCTGGGCCAAAGTTGCGGCGAGAGTTATGGCAGGAAAAACTTTGGAAGGATTGCACACAAAAGAAGTAACAATAGATCATGTAGCTGTGAAAGAAGCAGTTTTTCCTTTTAACAGGTTCCCGGGTGTTGATCCAGTCCTGGGGCCGGAAATGAAATCTACCGGAGAAGTCATGGGAATTGACGATGATTTCGGAAGGGCTTTTGCAAAATCTCAGATTGCGGCTAGCGGAGCCTTGCCCAAAAATGGCAAGGTTTTTATCAGTGTAAAAGACAAAGACAAAAGGTCTATAGTCCTGATTGCAAAAAAATTAGTAGATATGGGTTTTGAAATAACTGCAACTCAAGGGACAGCAAAAGTACTAAGTAAGAGCGGAATAAAAACAATTCCTGTTTTTAAGGTTCATGAAGGAAGGCCGAATGTGGTTGATTTAATCAAAAGCAGGGAAGTTAGTTTAATAATAAACACACCGGGCGCGGAAGAAAAACCTCAGTCAGACAATGTCTCGATACGCAGTGTCGGAGTAATGTATAACATTCCATATATAACCACAGTTTCTGGCGCTCAAGCCGCAGTGAACGGTATAGAATCACTTCTCAAAGGCGAGATAACAGTTAAATCCCTTCAAGAATACCATAAGAAGAAAATTTAAAATTTATAATCTATAATTTCTCTAAAACTGTGCAGGCAGCACCGATAACACCGGCGTTGGCGCCAAGCCTGGCTTTTATGATTTTAACTTTATTGGCGGGGTACATTACCCTGGCTTGTACTTCTTTTCTGATAGGCCGCAGGAGTGTTTCTCCGGCATTTGAGACGTTGCCGCCTACAACAATCATGTCAAGATCCAGTAAACTAGCTATGCTGGAAAAAATAATTCCCAGGTATTTTCCTGTATCTGCCATAATTTCAAAGGCAAGTTTATCTTTCTTCAATGCAGCACAATAAACATCTTTGGAAGTGAAATTATTACCAAAAACAGAAAGGATCGATTTTTTTCCGGACTTAAGCGCTTCTTTAGTCCTGCGGACTATACCTGTTGCAGAAGCGTACATCTCTATACATCCAAAATTTCCGCAATTACATTTTATTCCGTCGGGAAACAGGGTCATATGACCGATTTCGCCGCCTGCATCATCCTTGCCAGAGTATAACTGATTATTGATAATGAGCCCGCCGCCTATACCGGTACCCAGGGTGACAAAAAGCATGTTTCTGACACCCTGGCCGCTTCCTTTGCGCCATTCGCCCAAAGCAGCCGCATTGGCATCGTTTTCTATAAACACAGGAAGCCCTGTTTTGGATTCCATTAATTTTTTTAGCGGGACATTTTTCCAGCCTTTAAGATTCGGGCAATTAAATACTATACCATTTTTTATATTTAAGGGACCGGGAGAACCAAAACCCACACCAAGGATGTTGTGTTTTTTTATACGATATTCTTCGATAAGCTTAATTAGGGCGAGTGATATTTTTGTTAATATGTAGTCTATGCCTTTGTCAGCTTCTGTAGGCAAGACATTTTGTTTAATAAGGCCGATATTATTCTTAAATAAAGCTACTGACGTTGTCGTGCCGCCGAGGTCAACACCAATTACATACTTCATGATTATTTAATTTTCTAGAGGCAGGGCTATCGTAAAGCTGGAACCTACATTTAATTTGCTTTCAACACTTATCAGGCCCTTATGTGCTTTCACGATATTCTGTGAAATAGCCAAGCCCAGTCCTGTACCTTTTGCTTTGGTTGAAAAGAAAGGGTCAAATATTTTTTTAATATTTTCAGGAGGTATCCCCGAACCGGTATCATTTATTTTAAGGTAAACATTTTTACTGTCGGAGTAGGTCTTTATTTCGAGCTGCCTGATCTTTTGATTTGCCATAAAATGGCAGGCATTTTGAATAACATTCAAAACCACCTGTTTTATCTGTTCCACGTCAACATTTACCTGCGGCAGGTTTTTATCCAGGTCACCGTGGTATTTGATCTCATGTTTTACAAAGTCGCTTGCCTGCAGGAAAGTACAAAGCAGGTCTACTATTTCATTAATGCTTATTTTTTTCATAATCAGCCTGGGCACTTGGCTGAAACTTAATATGTCGGTAACAATCCTATTTAACCGGTCAACTTCCTGCAAAATAAAATTGGAATACTTTTTATTAGGGCTTTCCGCGGGGATAGTCTCGTCTATTAGTTCTGCCGAACCTCTTATAGTTGAAAGAGGGTTTCTTACTTCATGGCTCACAATGGCCGCCATCTCTCCTAAAGCAGAAAGCTTTTCGCTTTGAATAAGCTGGCTTTGAGTTTCTTCGAGTTTTTTAATAGCCAGGTTTACCTGTTCCTGAAGCTGTTCTTTAAATTGTTTTTCTGTTTCATATAGCCGGGCATTTTCAATAGCCAAACCAGCCTGATTTGTGTAAACAAGCAGTTCTCTTAAATTTCTTTCTTCCAGTATTTTTTTACTTGTAGCGTTGTCTACTATTAAAACGCCGATTATCTTGCCCCGGGCTTCAAGCGGAATAACGGCAATAACGGGTTTATGAAGCAAATCGTTTGTGTCTCCGGCATTAACCGGATGGGCAAAGTCCTGCGTCCATTTTAGTATGCGCGGTTTTTTTTCGAGCATAGACTGGACAATCGGGTTTGTTTTTTCCGTCATGGGTATTGTCATGCGGCTTAAGCTGTTAGAGTCTACACCCAGGCTGTGAATCGGTTTTAAAACCCTTTTTTCTTCATCTACCAGGCAAATTATGGCCCTGTCATAAATCAAATATTTACAAATACTCTCCAAAATTACGTCAAGGATTTTTGTTAAATCCATAGTTTGAGTCATTTCTCTTATAATCTTATGAAGATTTGAAAGCTCTTCATTACGCTGGCTTAACAAGTCATTTTTTCTTTCTGCCTCATCAGTCATTTTTTTCATCAAAATGTTTGTTTCTTCAAGTTCTTCTTCAAAATGCCTCATTTTGAGGTAGAACTGGTTGATAAAAACAAACAAAACGGTAAATGACAAAGCAGTGACTATAAATATACCGGCCACGAAAGAAAATTTAATAAAAGCAAGGGTAAAAAATGATTTTAGCGCCGGTAACAGCAGTTTTCCCGTATAATAAAGGGCTAAAAGCAGGAACGAAAAAATGAGTATTGAAAACCATTTTAGGCGTGATAAATATTTTTCTGCGTTCATATGATTGCTATCTCCGTATCTTTATCAAATATGTGCATTTTGTTCATGTCAAAGGTAATTTCTATGGTCTGGTGGGATTCTATCTGATTGTAGGGGCTTACTCTTGCGACAAACAAACTTTTACCTGTAGTCAAATGCAGTAAAGTCTCGCTGCCTAATGGTTCAATTACGTCTACAGTAACCATTACCGTATTATCAGGCGTGGCTATGCTTGCATATAACCTGTCCAGGCAATCTTCCGGCCTTATACCGAAAACTACTTCCTTGTCAACATAAGGCATGGCGATTTCTTTGTATTCATCAGGAATTTTAAATTCTATTTTACCTTCGTCCAGCCATAAGCTGTCCATTTTTTTAACTATTTTTGCATCTATGAAATTCATGGCAGGGCTTCCGATAAAACCCGCAACAAATTTATTAGCAGGTTTGGAGTAAATATTTAACGGGTTAGCAGTCTGTTGAATGACGCCGTCCTTCATAATAACAATTTTATCCCCAAGAGTCATGGCTTCTACCTGGTCATGGGTAACATATATGCTTGTTGTCTGCAGTCTTTCATGAAGTTTTTTAAGTTCTGAGCGCATCTGGATTCTAAGTTTTGCATCAAGGTTGGATAGAGGTTCGTCGAAAAGAAACACTTTCGGTTTGCGGACTATGGTTCTGCCCAGGGCTACTCTTTGTCTTTGCCCTCCGGAAAGCGCTTTTGGAACACGTTCAAGCAATGTATTTATATCAAGGATATTAGCTGCATTTTGAACGCGC of the Elusimicrobiota bacterium genome contains:
- a CDS encoding adenylosuccinate synthase — encoded protein: MNTLVLIGAQWGDEGKGKIVHFLGKYADYVVRYQGGPNAGHTIILDGKPFVLHTIPSGMVLPGKICLIANGVVFDPEILYEEVNLLKKQKISVKNRLFISSAAHIILPYHKLLDELREKGNIRIGTTRRGIGPAYADKVVRIGIRLCDFVEEKTFKDLLEKNLREKMPVLKQITTANKIRSEIMKNYKRWKNFLKPMMADTALMLEEAAAKNKNILFESAQGTLLDIDFGTYPYVTSSNPISGGVCIGAGFPPTKIKYVLGIVKAYCTRVGEGPFPTELKDKLGEFMREKGLEYGATTGRPRRCGWFDAVAVRHSVRVNGIDSFAVTKLDCLKGINPLKICIAYKYKGKIIKEFPYSREIIAHCKPVYIEMPGFNQNIRNTDFNKIPENARKYILKLEELTKTKISLVSMGRTREETIVVSKPNPAYEERWGLI
- the carB gene encoding carbamoyl-phosphate synthase large subunit; this encodes MGIDLMQKKEKIIILGGGPNRIGQGIEFDYCCVHAVLALKEYGFETIMINCNPETVSTDYDISDKLYFEPLTFEDVINIIEKEKPLGVIVQFGGQTPLNLSVPLKNAGVKILGTSSDSIDRAEDRERFKQMLKKLKLRQPNNGTVVSFDQAKKVAKEISYPVLVRPSYVLGGRAMELIYDETSLERFMKNAVDASPERPILIDKYLEDAIEIDVDAVADGKKCVICGIMEHIEEAGIHSGDSACAIPPFSLSDEIIRKIKENTYALAKELKVIGLMNIQFAVKSDLVYVLEVNPRASRTVPFVSKATGIPWAKVAARVMAGKTLEGLHTKEVTIDHVAVKEAVFPFNRFPGVDPVLGPEMKSTGEVMGIDDDFGRAFAKSQIAASGALPKNGKVFISVKDKDKRSIVLIAKKLVDMGFEITATQGTAKVLSKSGIKTIPVFKVHEGRPNVVDLIKSREVSLIINTPGAEEKPQSDNVSIRSVGVMYNIPYITTVSGAQAAVNGIESLLKGEITVKSLQEYHKKKI
- a CDS encoding ROK family glucokinase; the protein is MKYVIGVDLGGTTTSVALFKNNIGLIKQNVLPTEADKGIDYILTKISLALIKLIEEYRIKKHNILGVGFGSPGPLNIKNGIVFNCPNLKGWKNVPLKKLMESKTGLPVFIENDANAAALGEWRKGSGQGVRNMLFVTLGTGIGGGLIINNQLYSGKDDAGGEIGHMTLFPDGIKCNCGNFGCIEMYASATGIVRRTKEALKSGKKSILSVFGNNFTSKDVYCAALKKDKLAFEIMADTGKYLGIIFSSIASLLDLDMIVVGGNVSNAGETLLRPIRKEVQARVMYPANKVKIIKARLGANAGVIGAACTVLEKL
- a CDS encoding GAF domain-containing protein, producing the protein MNAEKYLSRLKWFSILIFSFLLLALYYTGKLLLPALKSFFTLAFIKFSFVAGIFIVTALSFTVLFVFINQFYLKMRHFEEELEETNILMKKMTDEAERKNDLLSQRNEELSNLHKIIREMTQTMDLTKILDVILESICKYLIYDRAIICLVDEEKRVLKPIHSLGVDSNSLSRMTIPMTEKTNPIVQSMLEKKPRILKWTQDFAHPVNAGDTNDLLHKPVIAVIPLEARGKIIGVLIVDNATSKKILEERNLRELLVYTNQAGLAIENARLYETEKQFKEQLQEQVNLAIKKLEETQSQLIQSEKLSALGEMAAIVSHEVRNPLSTIRGSAELIDETIPAESPNKKYSNFILQEVDRLNRIVTDILSFSQVPRLIMKKISINEIVDLLCTFLQASDFVKHEIKYHGDLDKNLPQVNVDVEQIKQVVLNVIQNACHFMANQKIRQLEIKTYSDSKNVYLKINDTGSGIPPENIKKIFDPFFSTKAKGTGLGLAISQNIVKAHKGLISVESKLNVGSSFTIALPLEN
- the ugpC gene encoding sn-glycerol-3-phosphate ABC transporter ATP-binding protein UgpC, producing MAEVILKNLVKKFDKTLVVNNINLEIRDKEFCVIVGPSGCGKSTTLRMVAGLEDITEGEIWIGDKLVNDIPPKDRDIAMVFQNYALYPHMKVYENMAFGLKLRGYTKAEIEQRVQNAANILDINTLLERVPKALSGGQRQRVALGRTIVRKPKVFLFDEPLSNLDAKLRIQMRSELKKLHERLQTTSIYVTHDQVEAMTLGDKIVIMKDGVIQQTANPLNIYSKPANKFVAGFIGSPAMNFIDAKIVKKMDSLWLDEGKIEFKIPDEYKEIAMPYVDKEVVFGIRPEDCLDRLYASIATPDNTVMVTVDVIEPLGSETLLHLTTGKSLFVARVSPYNQIESHQTIEITFDMNKMHIFDKDTEIAII